One Triticum dicoccoides isolate Atlit2015 ecotype Zavitan chromosome 4B, WEW_v2.0, whole genome shotgun sequence genomic window carries:
- the LOC119291789 gene encoding cell wall protein AWA1-like, whose amino-acid sequence MRIRRYAARLLANSAPAAASAAPPQPAPWLHAAADDCAICELTRGSDPQVAPDGVKHKGHIAGLEPDGELLKSDEDHRARLPQRPPVLEAQECEVDHDISVSKGSASPEAMEETTLVMEAATEPVVMEGAHVVDEATAEQEVGVATPLANGSVTNPEVTGGASLVIVSGSITETEVMSGVSLANEAVGGREVSTGVSLVSGSIAEPEVISGASLADEAVAETEVSGGLCLVSEAATEAADVATSSGITTGAPLDNKGVADPDTEMGAPTIHLSAYEAATEAADVAMALEVTTGAPLDNKGVAEQDIEMGASPVDESASEAATEAADLVTTPGAPLDNQGVAEPDIKMGASPVNECAAKTATEAADVVAALRVTTVASFDNKGVAQPDIKMEASPANDSAAEMAFVHSGSLVTEAAIHPGLPERVSLANGAATEREASEAGSLVSEPAAEAADVVTALEVTTGAPLDNEGTAEPEIKIGPSFANESTAEMDSVLLGSLVTEATTHPGLIGRVSLVTETGVTGGANLDTEVSIEPEDTGRPSLLNESTELEITRGVSIATDAASEPEVTGQACSGDGDAALNEPETLDCDLDSANVQIENAGESVATEVQPSRDDKGDVGYVNAMSTCPVTDKSLAFDEVIPQDDAPGVSCASGVVVRSVGKSGRSDVICYARRRGKRKLDMEETKTDQLEMGDGDIYGREEKATFDITVPCESAMSTAESADIKLADIKRGLVDNSASSKGKKRKGRFECDIDYCHMTFKKRAELSVHKKNMCTIKSCGKHFRSHKYLRRHQSIHNEEAPYKCPWEGCSMAFKWTWALADHFQVHTGEKPYKCRTPGCSKIYKYVSDFTRHRMRCKAQR is encoded by the exons ATGCGCATCCGGCGCTACGCCGCGCGCCTGCTCGCCAACTCGGCCCCCGCTGCCGCCTCCGCGGCCCCGCCCCAGCCCGCGCCCTGGCTCCACGCCGCCGCCGACGACTGCGCCATCTGCGAGCTCACCCGCGGCTCCGACCCGCAG GTTGCTCCGGACGGGGTTAAGCACAAGGGGCACATTGCCGGCCTGGAGCCGGACGGCGAGCTGCTCAAGAGCGACGAGGACCACCGCGCCCGCCTACCTCAGCGACCTCCTGTCCTGGAAG CTCAAGAATGCGAGGTAGACCATGACATCTCTGTGAGTAAAGGTTCTGCGAGTCCGGAAGCTATGGAGGAGACTACTCTTGTCATGGAAGCTGCTACTGAGCCGGTAGTTATGGAAGgagcccatgttgttgatgaagcTACTGCTGAGCAGGAGGTTGGAGTGGCAACTCCTCTTGCGAATGGCTCTGTCACCAACCCGGAGGTTACTGGGGGAGCTTCTCTTGTGATTGTGAGTGGATCGATCACTGAGACAGAAGTTATGAGTGGAGTTTCTCTTGCTAATGAAGCTGTTGGGGGGCGAGAAGTTTCAACGGGAGTTTCTCTTGTGAGTGGATCGATTGCCGAGCCAGAAGTTATAAGTGGAGCTTCTCTCGCCGATGAAGCTGTTGCTGAGACAGAAGTTTCAGGGGGACTTTGTCTTGTGAGTGAAGCTGCAACTGAGGCAGCAGATGTAGCCACCTCATCAGGAATTACAACCGGGGCTCCCCTTGACAACAAAGGCGTTGCAGATCCAGATACTGAAATGGGAGCTCCTACCATCCATTTATCTGCTTATGAAGCTGCAACTGAGGCAGCAGATGTAGCCATGGCGTTGGAAGTTACAACTGGAGCTCCCCTTGACAACAAAGGTGTCGCAGAGCAAGATATTGAAATGGGCGCTTCTCCTGTTGACGAATCTGCTTCTGAAGCTGCAACTGAGGCGGCAGATTTAGTCACCACACCAGGAGCTCCCCTCGACAACCAAGGTGTTGCAGAGCCAGATATTAAAATGGGAGCTTCTCCTGTCAATGAATGTGCTGCTAAAACTGCAACTGAGGCTGCAGATGTAGTCGCCGCTCTGAGAGTGACAACTGTAGCTTCCTTTGACAACAAAGGTGTTGCACAGCCAGATATTAAAATGGAAGCTTCTCCTGCCAATGATTCTGCTGCTGAAATGGCTTTTGTACACTCAGGTTCCCTTGTTACTGAAGCTGCAATTCATCCAGGACTaccagaaagagtttctcttgctaATGGAGCTGCTACTGAGCGAGAGGCTTCAGAGGCAGGTTCACTTGTGAGTGAACCTGCAGCTGAGGCAGCAGATGTAGTCACCGCATTGGAAGTTACAACTGGAGCTCCCCTTGACAATGAAGGCACTGCAGAACCAGAAATTAAAATTGGACCTTCTTTTGCGAATGAATCTACTGCTGAAATGGATTCAGTACTGTTAGGTTCACTTGTTACTGAAGCTACAACTCATCCTGGACTTATAGGAAGAGTTTCTCTTGTCACTGAGACAGGAGTTACAGGAGGTGCTAACCTCGACACTGAAGTTTCCATAGAACCAGAAGATACAGGTCGTCCTTCTCTTTTAAATGAATCTACCGAATTGGAAATTACACGGGGAGTTTCTATTGCTACCGATGCTGCTTCAGAACCAGAAGTTACTGGCCAAGCTTGTAGTGGAGATGGTGATGCTGCTTTAAATGAGCCAGAAACTCTTGACTGCGATTTGGATAGTGCCAATGTGCAGATTGAAAATGCAGGAGAGTCTGTTGCCACCGAAGTGCAACCTTCTAGAGACGACAAGGGAGATGTTGGTTATGTGAATGCCATGAGCACTTGTCCTGTTACAGACAAGAGTCTAGCTTTTGATGAAGTAATACCACAGGATGACGCACCCGGTGTTTCATGTGCATCAGGCGTAGTTGTTAGAAGTGTTGGTAAATCAGGGAGATCTGATGTCATATGTTATGCTAGGCGCAGAGGTAAAAGAAAGCTGGATATGGAAGAAACAAAGACAGACCAACTTGAAATGGGTGATGGTGACATCTATGGTCGTGAGGAAAAGGCGACATTTGACATAACTGTTCCTTGTGAGAGTGCGATGTCGACCGCTGAATCTGCAGACATTAAACTCGCCGACATAAAGAGAGGTCTTGTGGACAATTCAGCCTCAAGCAAGGGTAAAAAGCGGAAGGGACGATTTGAATGTGACATTGACTACTGCCACATGACATTCAAGAAAAGAGCCGAACTTTCTGTCCACAAGAAGAACATGTGCACGATCAAGTCATGCGGCAAACATTTTCGATCCCACAAGTATCTGAGACGCCACCAGAGCATTCACAACGAGGAGGCACCTTACAAGTGTCCATGGGAAGGTTGCAGTATGGCTTTCAAGTGGACATGGGCTCTGGCTGATCATTTCCAAGTTCATACAGGGGAAAAGCCCTATAAATGCAGGACGCCTGGGTGTAGCAAGATATATAAGTATGTTTCAGACTTTACCCGGCATAGGATGAGGTGCAAAGCGCAGAGGTAA